The Nocardiopsis composta genome includes the window ACGGCCTGCGAGGCGCCGAGGCGCGGATGCCGGTGACCCGGCGACCGGTCGAGCGGATCAAGGAGATGATCGCCGAGGGGGAGCTGCGCCCCGGCGACCGGCTGCCCACCGAGCGGGAGCTGTCTGCGGCGTTCGGGGTGTCGCGCAGCTCGCTGCGCGAGGCCGTGCGCACCCTGACCACCCTGGGCGTGCTGGAGGTCCGGCACGGCGCGGGCGTCTACGTCACCGGGCTGCGCCCGGCCAACCTGCTGGAGACCTTCTCGGTGCTGGCCGAGATCTCCCAGGGCGACACCCTGATCGAGGTGCTGCAGGTGCGCCGGATGCTGGAGCCGGCCGCCACCGCGCTGGCCGCCGCCCGCGCCACCGACGAGCAGCTCCGCCGGATCGGCGCCATCCTGGACCGGATGTCGGAGGGCGGCGGCGAGCGCGAGACCGTCGCCGCCGACCTCACCTTCCACCAGGCGATCGTGCAGACCACCGGGAACGCCACGCTGGCCGCGATCAACGACGGGCTCTCCTCGCGCACCTTCAACGCCCGGGTGTGGAGCGGCCACCGCGAGGCCGGCCAGACCGCCCGGCTCCGCGACGACCACCAGCGCATCTACCAGGCCCTGCTCGCCCGCGACCCGGACGCCGCCCGCGCCGCCGCCACCATGCACGTGATGGAGGTCGAGCGCTGGCTCCGCTGCGACCTCCACCGCGAAGAGGAGCAGCGCCCCGCCGGCGCGGAGCAGGCGCCCCGCCCGGAACCCGCCTGAGAGGCCGTCGGGCATGCGGCCGGCCGCCGTCGACCGCGGTCCGTCCGGCTTCCAAAGAGAGGGGGTGCGCCGGCCCGGCGACGCCTCCCGCAGCGGTCAGGCGGCGCCGAGCCGCACCGCGGGAGGCGCAGGGCCGGCGGCGGCCGGACACCCCGGGCGGTGACCCGCACGCCCGACAGCCTCTGAGGCCATTGGAGGCGGCCCCACCCGCGCGCCGAAGCTCGGTCCGCCGAGGGCCGCCGAGTGCGCCGCCGCTCATCCGGCCCGGCCGGCAGGGCGGCGCTCCGGCGCGCCCGCCGCCCCTTCCGCGATCCCCCGGCACCGCCGTCGCCGGCCCGGCCGGCTCCGATGCGGAGACGGCACCGGGAGCACCGCCGCGCGGGGCGGCCCGGCCGGGGTGAGCGGGCTCACGCCGCCCGGTAACGGCCGCGTCACGCGGGAGCGATCGCCTGCAACGTCGGCGGGGCACCATCGCGGCCATGGGTGCAGACACTGTGAGTCCGGAGACCACGATCGGGACCGCCGAACGCCACGGGTTCCTGGGGC containing:
- a CDS encoding FadR/GntR family transcriptional regulator; the encoded protein is MPVTRRPVERIKEMIAEGELRPGDRLPTERELSAAFGVSRSSLREAVRTLTTLGVLEVRHGAGVYVTGLRPANLLETFSVLAEISQGDTLIEVLQVRRMLEPAATALAAARATDEQLRRIGAILDRMSEGGGERETVAADLTFHQAIVQTTGNATLAAINDGLSSRTFNARVWSGHREAGQTARLRDDHQRIYQALLARDPDAARAAATMHVMEVERWLRCDLHREEEQRPAGAEQAPRPEPA